One genomic region from Glaciimonas sp. PAMC28666 encodes:
- a CDS encoding CoA-binding protein encodes MTAASANPALSSAPVIAIVGLSNRPDRPSYGVARYMQEHGYRIIPVNPMYVGTHILGEHCYKDLYDAARALAAESVKIDIVDCFRKTDDIPPVVGEAIMIGASAVWMQLDIVNQDAADKAIKSGLTVVMDRCIKIEHALGNLHGIL; translated from the coding sequence ATGACAGCTGCATCCGCAAATCCGGCGCTATCTTCCGCACCTGTTATTGCCATCGTTGGTTTATCCAACCGTCCCGACCGACCGAGTTATGGCGTCGCGCGCTATATGCAGGAACATGGTTACCGTATCATTCCGGTTAACCCCATGTATGTAGGCACTCACATACTTGGAGAGCATTGCTACAAGGATCTTTACGATGCTGCACGTGCGCTTGCCGCTGAGAGTGTAAAAATCGACATCGTAGATTGTTTTCGGAAAACTGACGATATTCCACCTGTCGTGGGCGAGGCAATCATGATCGGCGCCAGCGCGGTCTGGATGCAGCTTGATATCGTAAATCAGGACGCTGCTGACAAGGCGATCAAATCCGGTTTAACTGTGGTGATGGACCGCTGTATCAAGATTGAGCATGCTTTGGGTAATCTGCATGGCATATTGTAG
- a CDS encoding F0F1 ATP synthase subunit epsilon yields MANTIHVDVVSAEELIFSGEAEFVALPGESGELGIYPRHTPLITRIKPGAVRIKVPGQAEDEFVFVAGGLLEVQPDTVTILADTAIRGADLDEAKATEAKRLAEEALTNQESKIDYAKAQSELTTAIAQLAAIHRLRSKGR; encoded by the coding sequence ATGGCAAACACTATTCACGTTGACGTGGTTTCGGCGGAAGAGCTAATCTTTTCCGGTGAGGCTGAATTCGTCGCGTTGCCGGGTGAGTCAGGCGAGTTGGGGATTTATCCTCGTCACACGCCGCTGATCACGCGCATCAAGCCTGGTGCTGTACGCATCAAGGTGCCAGGTCAGGCGGAAGACGAATTCGTTTTTGTTGCTGGTGGCTTACTGGAAGTGCAGCCGGACACCGTCACCATTCTGGCCGACACTGCGATTCGCGGTGCAGATTTGGATGAAGCGAAAGCAACCGAAGCCAAACGTCTGGCCGAAGAAGCGTTGACCAATCAGGAATCGAAGATCGATTATGCAAAAGCGCAGTCAGAATTAACGACAGCAATTGCACAGTTGGCAGCGATCCACAGATTGCGTTCAAAAGGCCGTTAA
- a CDS encoding PPK2 family polyphosphate kinase, which translates to MSAQSEFRASKKIKIKDADADNKPLSSGDKEKDKLKVISLATEIGLQQDLLYAGQHHKLLVVLQGIDTSGKDGAVKGVFSGVNPQGINIVGFKAPSTIEKAHDYLWRIHQQVPQAGEMAVFNRSHYEDVLVTRVHDWIDDAECQRRYAQIRDFERMLAETGTTILKFLLHISKGEQAIRLQERIDDPEKNWKFDPQDIEERKSWDAYQDLFSSAIQATDADHAPWYVIPANSKTHRNLAIASVVLETLQTLKLKPPAANPALAKIKIV; encoded by the coding sequence ATGTCCGCTCAGAGTGAGTTTCGCGCCAGTAAAAAGATCAAGATTAAGGACGCGGATGCCGATAACAAACCGTTATCTAGTGGTGACAAGGAAAAAGATAAACTCAAAGTAATCAGCCTGGCGACGGAAATCGGTCTGCAACAAGATTTACTCTATGCTGGTCAGCATCACAAATTGTTAGTGGTGCTGCAGGGCATCGATACCAGCGGAAAGGATGGAGCGGTCAAGGGTGTCTTTAGCGGTGTGAACCCACAAGGAATCAATATCGTTGGCTTCAAAGCACCGAGCACGATCGAGAAAGCCCATGATTATCTTTGGCGCATTCATCAGCAAGTGCCGCAAGCGGGCGAAATGGCGGTGTTCAACCGCAGTCACTATGAGGATGTTCTGGTGACCCGCGTTCATGACTGGATTGATGACGCCGAATGTCAGCGGCGCTACGCCCAGATTCGGGATTTCGAACGGATGTTGGCTGAAACCGGCACGACCATTTTAAAATTTTTGCTGCATATCTCGAAGGGCGAGCAAGCCATCCGTTTGCAAGAGCGGATTGATGATCCGGAAAAAAACTGGAAATTTGACCCGCAAGACATAGAAGAGCGAAAAAGCTGGGATGCCTATCAGGATCTGTTTTCGAGCGCGATTCAGGCAACTGACGCCGATCACGCGCCGTGGTACGTCATACCGGCAAATTCCAAGACCCACCGTAATTTGGCAATAGCGAGTGTTGTGCTCGAGACGTTACAAACACTGAAGCTCAAACCGCCGGCGGCTAATCCGGCTTTGGCTAAGATCAAAATAGTGTAA
- a CDS encoding SGNH/GDSL hydrolase family protein, with product MRRWLPELIALPLLPWLIIQGRRTRNNTPRLPEALGQASGVAQPPILSGQQSELNPPALQLLSLGESPVAGVGVATHYEAITGQFAAALAIRLARPVAWQAMGQNGATLSSAIKTVLPLITDKSALQHVDVVLIAFGVNDSTAFRSRRRYGAELKHLLLKIQLHLSPRLIVVAGVPPLHLFPALPQPLRFVLGLKAQELDEATEQVVSDLSSQMPVTRVPTLQNLTDPVLMAADGYHPSAIGAATWGRELAAAVAPRLEYRSRSSEATSQAE from the coding sequence ATGCGACGATGGTTACCCGAATTAATAGCGCTGCCACTATTGCCCTGGTTAATTATCCAGGGGCGGCGTACGCGAAACAACACGCCGCGCTTGCCTGAGGCGTTAGGCCAGGCTAGCGGAGTGGCACAGCCACCGATATTGTCAGGCCAGCAGTCGGAATTGAATCCGCCCGCTTTGCAGTTGTTGTCGCTTGGTGAATCACCGGTCGCTGGCGTCGGCGTTGCCACCCACTACGAGGCGATAACCGGCCAGTTTGCCGCCGCGTTGGCAATCCGGTTGGCGCGTCCGGTCGCATGGCAGGCGATGGGGCAGAACGGGGCGACTTTGTCTAGCGCGATTAAAACCGTGTTACCGCTTATCACGGACAAGTCCGCGTTGCAGCACGTTGACGTTGTGCTGATTGCATTTGGAGTGAATGACAGCACGGCATTCCGATCGCGTCGGCGTTACGGGGCCGAACTGAAGCATCTTTTGCTGAAAATCCAGCTGCATTTATCGCCGCGACTGATCGTTGTCGCTGGCGTTCCTCCGCTGCATCTGTTTCCGGCATTACCGCAACCGTTACGCTTTGTGCTGGGCCTCAAAGCGCAGGAACTGGATGAGGCCACTGAGCAGGTGGTGAGCGACTTATCGTCGCAAATGCCCGTAACGCGCGTGCCCACGTTACAGAATTTGACTGATCCGGTGTTGATGGCAGCCGACGGATATCATCCGTCGGCTATCGGCGCCGCGACATGGGGACGAGAGTTGGCGGCCGCAGTAGCTCCGCGTCTGGAATATCGTAGCAGGTCATCCGAAGCTACATCACAGGCAGAGTAA
- a CDS encoding transporter substrate-binding domain-containing protein, with the protein MKKTLFYAFATLTTGASLALSSFVWAGPETASSRLDQILQTGKLRVCMTGDYKPFTFYKADQSFEGIDVDLAQSLAKTIGVQAQFVKTTWSTLTNDFLEKCDIAMGGVSVTFDRQKKVSFSVSHMVDGKSAIARCGDVAKFQSLAAIDVSGTRAIVNPGGTNERFAKTHFKQAQLIAYPDNVTIFDQIVAGKADLMVTDASETLWQSKLHPELCAINPEKPLQFAEKAFMLPRGDVPFKEFVDTWMHQLKATGEYDAITNHWLK; encoded by the coding sequence GTGAAAAAAACGCTTTTTTATGCATTCGCGACCCTAACTACCGGTGCCAGCCTCGCGTTGTCCTCATTCGTATGGGCGGGACCAGAAACCGCATCATCCCGTCTCGATCAAATTTTGCAGACAGGCAAACTGCGTGTCTGCATGACTGGCGACTACAAACCATTCACGTTTTACAAAGCCGACCAAAGCTTTGAAGGCATCGATGTTGATCTGGCACAATCATTAGCCAAGACCATCGGTGTTCAGGCACAGTTCGTCAAGACCACGTGGTCAACCCTGACTAACGACTTTTTGGAAAAATGCGATATCGCGATGGGCGGCGTGTCCGTTACGTTTGACCGCCAGAAGAAAGTCTCGTTTTCTGTCTCTCACATGGTGGACGGCAAATCGGCCATCGCACGCTGCGGTGATGTCGCCAAATTTCAATCACTCGCTGCAATTGACGTTTCTGGCACCCGCGCTATCGTCAATCCCGGGGGGACCAACGAACGCTTCGCGAAGACGCACTTCAAGCAAGCCCAGTTAATTGCGTATCCCGACAACGTGACTATTTTTGACCAGATCGTCGCAGGAAAAGCCGACCTCATGGTCACCGATGCCAGCGAAACGCTATGGCAGTCAAAATTGCATCCTGAACTATGTGCAATCAATCCGGAGAAACCGCTTCAGTTCGCCGAAAAAGCCTTCATGCTACCGCGTGGGGACGTGCCCTTCAAGGAGTTCGTGGACACCTGGATGCATCAATTGAAGGCCACCGGTGAATACGATGCGATAACAAATCATTGGCTAAAATAA